Proteins encoded in a region of the Clostridium beijerinckii genome:
- a CDS encoding HAD-IIA family hydrolase, producing MNELKDIKCFLLDMDGTFYLGNTIIDGALDFLDILKSQQKKFIFLTNNSSKNKSTYKQKLSALGCYVDEEQIYTSGEATIWYMKKNCIGNKIYLMGTEPLMTEFERAGFILVKDKNDKPDYVVLGFDTTLTYEKIWTACDYLRDGVPFIATHPDFNCPIEDSKYMPDTGSMIRMFEASTGISPVVIGKPYGYIVEAIIEKYGLKKEEVAIVGDRLYTDIKTGVNAGITSILVLSGETSEAMYKESDITADYVFSSIKYIGEELMRFYESFI from the coding sequence ATGAATGAGTTAAAAGATATTAAATGTTTTTTATTAGATATGGACGGGACTTTCTATCTTGGAAATACAATTATTGATGGAGCTTTAGACTTTCTAGACATTTTAAAAAGTCAACAAAAGAAATTTATATTCTTAACAAATAACTCTTCGAAAAACAAATCAACGTATAAGCAAAAGCTTTCAGCACTTGGTTGCTATGTTGATGAAGAACAAATTTACACATCCGGTGAAGCAACCATATGGTATATGAAGAAAAACTGCATAGGTAACAAGATATATCTCATGGGTACAGAACCACTTATGACAGAGTTTGAAAGGGCAGGTTTTATATTAGTTAAGGACAAAAATGACAAACCAGATTATGTAGTTCTTGGGTTTGACACTACACTAACTTATGAAAAAATATGGACAGCTTGTGATTATCTAAGAGATGGAGTACCATTTATAGCTACTCATCCAGATTTTAATTGTCCAATTGAAGATAGCAAATATATGCCTGATACTGGCTCTATGATAAGAATGTTTGAAGCATCTACAGGTATTTCTCCTGTGGTTATAGGTAAACCATATGGATATATAGTAGAAGCTATCATTGAAAAGTATGGCCTTAAAAAAGAAGAAGTGGCAATTGTAGGAGACAGGCTTTACACTGACATTAAAACTGGAGTTAATGCAGGAATAACTAGCATTCTTGTATTAAGTGGCGAGACATCAGAAGCTATGTATAAAGAATCTGACATAACTGCAGATTATGTATTCTCATCAATTAAATATATTGGTGAAGAGTTGATGCGATTTTATGAAAGCTTTATTTAA
- a CDS encoding glycerol-3-phosphate dehydrogenase, with the protein MSIITIIGAGQMASALTFPATENNNKIRLVGTPLDREIINTAKATGFHSTLKRQLPETGIEYYQIEDVNEAIDGAELIICGVSSFGVDWFADNILPIIPEEIPILSITKGMITEEDGKMINYPNYFLSKLPSNKKLSISAVGGPCTSYELADKDNSEVVFCGDNINLLRKFKSLFETSYYHISLSTDIIGVECAVALKNAYALGVSLAIGLAIGADGSGKEHYNSQAALFGQSIKEAKRLLEIVGGGEENIIYFGGDLYVTVFGGRTRRIGTLLGQGFSFKEAMEQLKGVTLESVVIATRAAKYVRCLAEKGVVKLSDFPMITHIDEIINSDGKVNIPWKAFESEKIL; encoded by the coding sequence ATGAGCATTATAACAATTATTGGAGCAGGCCAAATGGCATCTGCACTAACTTTCCCAGCAACAGAAAATAATAATAAGATAAGACTTGTGGGTACACCATTAGATAGAGAAATCATAAATACTGCGAAGGCTACAGGTTTTCATTCGACATTAAAACGTCAATTACCTGAAACAGGAATTGAATACTATCAAATTGAAGATGTAAATGAAGCAATAGATGGAGCAGAGCTTATTATTTGTGGAGTCAGCAGCTTTGGTGTTGACTGGTTTGCAGACAATATATTACCTATTATACCAGAAGAGATTCCTATTCTTTCAATAACAAAGGGAATGATTACTGAAGAGGATGGCAAAATGATAAATTATCCTAACTACTTTTTAAGTAAACTTCCGTCTAATAAGAAACTTTCTATTAGCGCTGTAGGTGGACCATGTACTAGTTATGAACTTGCCGATAAAGATAATTCTGAAGTCGTATTTTGTGGTGATAACATAAACTTACTTAGAAAGTTTAAGAGTTTATTTGAAACTTCATACTATCATATTAGCTTATCTACAGATATTATAGGTGTTGAATGTGCTGTAGCGCTAAAGAATGCTTATGCTTTAGGCGTATCACTAGCTATTGGATTAGCTATTGGAGCTGATGGATCTGGAAAGGAACATTACAATTCTCAGGCTGCACTTTTTGGACAAAGCATAAAGGAAGCTAAACGCCTTTTGGAAATAGTCGGAGGAGGAGAAGAAAACATTATATATTTTGGCGGCGACTTATATGTAACTGTATTTGGTGGACGTACACGTAGAATAGGAACTTTATTAGGACAAGGATTTTCATTTAAGGAAGCTATGGAACAATTAAAAGGAGTTACATTAGAATCAGTAGTTATTGCTACTCGTGCTGCGAAATACGTACGTTGCTTAGCAGAAAAAGGAGTAGTTAAACTTAGTGATTTTCCAATGATAACTCATATTGATGAGATTATAAATTCAGATGGCAAGGTTAATATTCCATGGAAAGCATTCGAGTCTGAAAAAATACTATAA
- a CDS encoding ATP-binding protein, whose translation MFQCECEQEASYIIESKKKCLELGLDSNNPKMPKNIMSELELGKKRDAYDEILEVVKFFSNKMIKLLEGTPVLITITDEDGYLLDVLGDKSISETMSEFGVKPGIQFREEEMGTNVVSLTLKQNHPIQLIGSNHYHKCFQDCACYGVPFHYSDDGNLLGSICIMTAIILHNPFFLMTLTTVVDAIERELLLRKQNRKITEQKELLYESEKRQREFLEKDLAMKDEFITLITHEFKTPINVIYSAIQLIEHVYISEIPESVNKLIGSIKRNTFRQLRLVNNLLDITKLKSDQFKLNLKYLDIVSLTRLITESIKVYADQKRINLYFKTNVNNKNISIDDEKYERIILNLLSNAIKFTPEGGSITVEFKENINNKTVDISVTDTGVGIPKEKHKVIFHRFGQVENNLSRLAEGSGIGLALVKMLVIILEGEIEVESEVGCGSKFTITLPIKEDIVNEESKISQRYDNRLINAINVEFSDIYF comes from the coding sequence ATGTTTCAATGCGAATGCGAGCAAGAAGCAAGTTATATTATAGAATCAAAAAAGAAATGTCTTGAGTTAGGGTTGGACTCTAATAATCCTAAAATGCCTAAAAATATTATGTCTGAATTAGAATTAGGGAAAAAAAGAGATGCTTATGACGAAATTCTAGAAGTTGTCAAATTTTTCAGTAATAAAATGATAAAATTGTTAGAAGGTACACCTGTATTAATAACAATTACGGATGAAGATGGATATTTGCTAGATGTTCTTGGAGATAAATCTATTAGCGAAACAATGTCTGAATTTGGAGTTAAACCAGGTATACAATTTCGAGAAGAGGAAATGGGTACAAATGTAGTTAGTTTAACACTTAAGCAGAATCACCCAATACAACTAATAGGAAGCAATCACTATCATAAATGTTTTCAAGACTGCGCATGTTATGGAGTTCCATTTCATTATTCAGATGATGGTAATTTATTGGGAAGTATATGTATTATGACTGCGATTATACTTCATAATCCATTTTTTTTAATGACATTAACTACTGTAGTTGATGCAATAGAGCGTGAACTATTGCTAAGAAAGCAAAATCGAAAGATAACTGAACAAAAAGAATTGTTGTATGAATCAGAAAAGAGACAAAGAGAGTTTCTTGAAAAAGATTTAGCAATGAAGGATGAATTTATAACTTTAATTACACATGAATTTAAAACGCCAATAAATGTTATTTATTCAGCTATACAATTGATTGAACATGTGTATATTAGTGAAATTCCTGAATCAGTGAATAAACTTATTGGAAGTATAAAACGTAATACATTTAGACAATTGAGACTTGTGAATAATTTACTAGACATTACAAAATTAAAATCGGATCAGTTTAAATTAAATTTGAAATATTTAGATATTGTATCTTTAACAAGATTAATTACAGAATCAATAAAAGTTTATGCGGATCAAAAGAGAATTAATCTTTATTTTAAAACTAATGTTAACAATAAAAATATTTCAATAGATGATGAAAAATATGAACGTATAATCTTAAATTTATTATCAAACGCTATAAAATTTACACCGGAAGGAGGCTCAATAACTGTTGAGTTTAAAGAAAATATCAATAATAAAACAGTAGATATATCTGTAACTGATACGGGGGTTGGTATACCAAAAGAGAAACATAAAGTGATATTCCATAGATTTGGACAAGTTGAAAATAATCTTTCGAGGTTAGCAGAAGGTAGTGGCATTGGATTAGCTCTTGTAAAGATGTTAGTAATTATATTAGAAGGAGAAATAGAAGTTGAGAGTGAGGTTGGGTGTGGAAGTAAGTTTACCATAACTTTACCTATTAAAGAGGATATAGTTAATGAAGAAAGTAAAATATCACAAAGATATGATAACAGGTTAATAAATGCCATTAATGTTGAATTTTCTGACATATATTTCTGA
- a CDS encoding galactose ABC transporter substrate-binding protein, which produces MSILKKIIIFIILTLLIITSLDTSTKSVYAIPNLSKNTPIKIAVFSDNSSAMYISLLKQNLERIEKENEEKVKFTFFDAKDNQAKQNESIEKALSQDFDLFIISIISPNLKDVESTLRKIMEKDIPIILNPDPVQEIINFVKPYKRFVVVGADFEQSGTMEGSILVNEWRANKRIIDKNQDDVLQYIMLKGRIGSPLTSLRTKYSILALNDAGIKTEELASPSCEWMEDCAQSAVESLFLKYGDKIEAIVSNNDAMAIGAVEALQKYGYNKGGKSKTIPVVGIDGMPTAKDLIKKGFMSGTVVVEPSDLAEALYFIGMNLAYGKSPIENTKYKFDETGFRVHLKYKEFIK; this is translated from the coding sequence ATGAGCATCTTAAAAAAAATAATAATATTTATAATTTTAACTTTATTAATAATTACATCACTAGATACTTCAACAAAAAGTGTATATGCTATCCCCAATTTAAGTAAAAACACTCCTATTAAAATAGCAGTATTTTCAGATAACTCTAGCGCTATGTATATTTCTCTCCTTAAACAAAATTTAGAACGTATTGAAAAAGAAAATGAAGAAAAAGTCAAGTTTACGTTTTTTGATGCTAAAGACAATCAAGCTAAACAAAATGAAAGCATAGAGAAAGCTCTTTCGCAAGACTTTGATCTTTTTATTATAAGTATAATATCTCCAAATTTAAAAGATGTAGAAAGTACTTTGCGCAAAATAATGGAAAAAGACATTCCTATAATTTTGAATCCTGATCCAGTACAAGAAATAATAAACTTTGTTAAACCATATAAACGTTTTGTTGTTGTCGGCGCAGATTTTGAACAATCAGGTACAATGGAAGGGAGCATTCTTGTTAATGAATGGAGAGCTAATAAGCGGATAATAGATAAAAATCAGGATGATGTATTGCAGTATATTATGCTAAAAGGTAGAATCGGAAGCCCTCTAACATCGTTAAGGACAAAATATTCAATTTTAGCGCTTAATGATGCTGGAATAAAAACAGAGGAACTTGCTTCTCCATCGTGTGAGTGGATGGAAGATTGTGCCCAAAGTGCTGTGGAGTCATTATTTCTTAAATATGGTGACAAAATTGAAGCAATAGTTTCAAATAATGATGCGATGGCAATAGGAGCGGTTGAAGCTTTGCAGAAATATGGATACAACAAAGGCGGTAAATCTAAAACAATTCCAGTTGTAGGCATCGACGGTATGCCGACTGCTAAAGATTTGATAAAAAAAGGGTTTATGTCGGGAACCGTTGTTGTAGAACCTAGCGATCTTGCTGAAGCTCTTTATTTTATCGGTATGAATTTGGCTTATGGTAAATCACCCATCGAAAACACTAAATATAAATTTGATGAAACTGGATTTAGAGTTCATTTAAAGTATAAGGAATTCATAAAATAG